From Corvus moneduloides isolate bCorMon1 chromosome 2, bCorMon1.pri, whole genome shotgun sequence, one genomic window encodes:
- the LIPI gene encoding lipase member I isoform X2, producing the protein MLKLCFFICLIYWVKSDEEQKCPEFTDLNIGNALSGTELHVQLLLYTRENQNCSERLIEHNATASEYLNTTKKIVFVIHGFRPTGSPPAWLGDMKKLLLSSEDINLIIVDWNRGATTVNYITAVENCRKVAEILKNYVDQMLVDGASLDSVYMIGVSLGAHIAGFVGQKYNGRLGRITGLDPAGPSFTGEPPEQRLDPTDAQFVDVIHSDTDGLHYFKCDHQRSVFLFLSSLKTKCDIITYPCDSYLDYKRGKCVDCDAFQPMSCPVLGYHADRWKKLLIPYSSPTKAYFDTSDQDPFCMYNYLLDITTWNKSIRRGFIKVKITDYAGNTVESQMNSEASTFQQYKRVKILTGFHQDIEKIAKISLTFSTKTLIGPKHKLRILQMKLKSLNNPKRLQLCRYDFVLMENTELTFKPIPCSERGA; encoded by the exons ATGCTGAAATTGTGTTTCTTCATCTGTTTGATATACTGGGTGAAATCAG aTGAGGAACAAAAATGTCCCGAATTTACAGATCTTAACATAGGCAATGCTTTGTCTGGAACAGAACTCCATGTTCAGCTGCTCCTATACACAAGGGAAAATCAAAATTGTTCTGAGAGACTCATTGAACACAACGCTACTGCATCTGAGTACCTTAATACAACCAAGAAAATTGTCTTTGTTATTCATGGCTTCAGGCCAACAGGATCTCCTCCAGCATGGCTGGGTGACATGAAGAAGCTTTTACTGTCTTCAGAGGATATTAATCTCATTATAGTTGATTGGAATCGTGGTGCTACCACTGTGAATTACATAACTGCTgtggaaaactgcagaaaagttgcagaaatactgaagaatTATGTTGACCAGATGCTG GTGGATGGAGCTTCTCTTGACTCTGTGTATATGATTGGAGTCAGTCTTGGGGCTCATATAGCTGGTTTTGTTGGCCAGAAGTATAATGGCAGACTTGGCAGAATTACAG GTCTGGATCCAGCAGGCCCTTCATTCACTGGAGAACCACCAGAGCAGAGACTGGATCCTACTGATGCACAGTTTGTGGATGTAATCCATTCAGATACTGATG gattacattattttaaatgtgacCATCAAAGATCTGTCTTCCTCTTCTTATCATCTTTGAAAACCAAGTGTGACATAATAACATATCCTTGTGACTCTTACTTGGATTacaagagaggaaaatgtgtTGATTGTGATGCTTTCCAGCCAATGTCCTGCCCAGTACTGG GTTATCATGCTGATAGATGGAAAAAACTGCTGATACCATATAGTTCACCAACAAAAGCTTATTTTGATACCTCAGACCAAGACCCGTTCTGCA tgtaTAACTACTTACTGGACATTACTACCTGGAATAAAAGCATTAGGAGAGGTTTCATTAAAGTTAAAATAACAGACTATGCTGGAAACACAGTAGAGTCACAGATGAATAG tgaAGCTTCAACATTTCAGCAATATAAAAGAGTCAAAATACTAACTGGATTTCACCAAGACAttgaaaaaatagcaaaaatctCCTTGACCTTTTCTACGAAGACGTTGATAGGCCCAAAACACAAGCTTAGGATTCTTCAGATGAAGCTGAAATCTCTCAATAACCCAAAAAG gctgcagctgtgcagatatGATTTTGTACTGATGGAGAACACTGAACTGACCTTCAAACCTATCCCTTGCTCTGAGAGGGGTGCATGA
- the LIPI gene encoding lipase member I isoform X1 codes for MLKLCFFICLIYWVKSDEEQKCPEFTDLNIGNALSGTELHVQLLLYTRENQNCSERLIEHNATASEYLNTTKKIVFVIHGFRPTGSPPAWLGDMKKLLLSSEDINLIIVDWNRGATTVNYITAVENCRKVAEILKNYVDQMLVDGASLDSVYMIGVSLGAHIAGFVGQKYNGRLGRITGLDPAGPSFTGEPPEQRLDPTDAQFVDVIHSDTDALGFKKPLGTIDFYPNGGMDQPGCPKTFFSGLHYFKCDHQRSVFLFLSSLKTKCDIITYPCDSYLDYKRGKCVDCDAFQPMSCPVLGYHADRWKKLLIPYSSPTKAYFDTSDQDPFCMYNYLLDITTWNKSIRRGFIKVKITDYAGNTVESQMNSEASTFQQYKRVKILTGFHQDIEKIAKISLTFSTKTLIGPKHKLRILQMKLKSLNNPKRLQLCRYDFVLMENTELTFKPIPCSERGA; via the exons ATGCTGAAATTGTGTTTCTTCATCTGTTTGATATACTGGGTGAAATCAG aTGAGGAACAAAAATGTCCCGAATTTACAGATCTTAACATAGGCAATGCTTTGTCTGGAACAGAACTCCATGTTCAGCTGCTCCTATACACAAGGGAAAATCAAAATTGTTCTGAGAGACTCATTGAACACAACGCTACTGCATCTGAGTACCTTAATACAACCAAGAAAATTGTCTTTGTTATTCATGGCTTCAGGCCAACAGGATCTCCTCCAGCATGGCTGGGTGACATGAAGAAGCTTTTACTGTCTTCAGAGGATATTAATCTCATTATAGTTGATTGGAATCGTGGTGCTACCACTGTGAATTACATAACTGCTgtggaaaactgcagaaaagttgcagaaatactgaagaatTATGTTGACCAGATGCTG GTGGATGGAGCTTCTCTTGACTCTGTGTATATGATTGGAGTCAGTCTTGGGGCTCATATAGCTGGTTTTGTTGGCCAGAAGTATAATGGCAGACTTGGCAGAATTACAG GTCTGGATCCAGCAGGCCCTTCATTCACTGGAGAACCACCAGAGCAGAGACTGGATCCTACTGATGCACAGTTTGTGGATGTAATCCATTCAGATACTGATG CACTAGGTTTCAAGAAGCCTTTAGGAACCATTGATTTCTATCCAAATGGAGGAATGGATCAGCCTGGTTgtccaaaaacattttttagtg gattacattattttaaatgtgacCATCAAAGATCTGTCTTCCTCTTCTTATCATCTTTGAAAACCAAGTGTGACATAATAACATATCCTTGTGACTCTTACTTGGATTacaagagaggaaaatgtgtTGATTGTGATGCTTTCCAGCCAATGTCCTGCCCAGTACTGG GTTATCATGCTGATAGATGGAAAAAACTGCTGATACCATATAGTTCACCAACAAAAGCTTATTTTGATACCTCAGACCAAGACCCGTTCTGCA tgtaTAACTACTTACTGGACATTACTACCTGGAATAAAAGCATTAGGAGAGGTTTCATTAAAGTTAAAATAACAGACTATGCTGGAAACACAGTAGAGTCACAGATGAATAG tgaAGCTTCAACATTTCAGCAATATAAAAGAGTCAAAATACTAACTGGATTTCACCAAGACAttgaaaaaatagcaaaaatctCCTTGACCTTTTCTACGAAGACGTTGATAGGCCCAAAACACAAGCTTAGGATTCTTCAGATGAAGCTGAAATCTCTCAATAACCCAAAAAG gctgcagctgtgcagatatGATTTTGTACTGATGGAGAACACTGAACTGACCTTCAAACCTATCCCTTGCTCTGAGAGGGGTGCATGA